CACTTCTTTGTTATAGTCATCAAGATCAAGACGTGAGGTTCTCAAATAAAACTCATAAGCCTGATCCATCTGATCTAATTTTGCAGCTTGTATTGCGTGAACACAGGGGCTCAAAGAAGATTCATGAACGGTAAAAGGCTCATAAAAATCAAAGTGTTTTTTAAGTTCCTCTTGTGTAAAGTGATCTTCAAAAACATAAAAACCTTGTAATGTATCTGCCTGTTTAATGTATGGTGATCTTAAAATACGATCCCAGCTCCATTTTTGATTTATAGGTCGTTCAGATTTTGAAAGATCTGCTACGGTAACTAACTCTTTATCTAAGAAACCATCTTGTTGTAAGTAGATTCCGTTTTCTTCTGAAAAGGGCAAATACATTTTTTCTGAAACGTCTGTCCAGGTATTTAATTCGTCATTAGAAACGTTTGTCTTTTCAGCAATTCTTTTATAATCTGAACTGTACTCTTTAGATACTTTTTTAACCTGCTCTGCGGCATATTTTAAACACCACTTCGCTAGATAATTTGTATAAAAGTTATTGTTTACATTATTTTCATATTCGTTAGGACCGGTAACACCCAAAATCACAAACTGCTCTTTTTTAGCAGACCAGGTTGCGCGTTGTTTCCAGAAACGAGCTACAGCGATAATCACCTCTAAACCTTTTTCTGGAATGTAACTATAATCTCCTGTGTAGCGTACATAATTGCTTATCGCAAAAATCATAGCACCATTACGGTGTATCTCTTCAAAAGTGATTTCCCACTCATTATGACACTCTTCCCCGTTCATAGTCACCATAGGGTACAGCGCCGCACCATCTTTAAACCCTAATTTCTGGGCGTTTTCTATCGCTTTTTCAAGATGCTGGTAACGGTAGGTTAACAGGTTACGCGCTACCTGCTGGTCTTTCGTTGCCATATAAAAAGGAAGGCAATATGCTTCTGTATCCCAATAGGTAGAACCCCCATATTTCTCACCGGTAAAGCCTTTAGGCCCTATATTAAGACGTGCATCTTTACCTAAATAGGTTTGATTTAATTGAAATATATTAAATCGAATTCCCTGCTGTGCTTTTACATCACCGTCTATCACAATATCTGCCATAGACCAGATTTCTGCCCAGTCTTCCTTTTGCTTAGTAAGTAAGTTTTTAAAACCTTTGTCTAAAGCAATATCTAATACAGCTGTTGCAGCACTCTTAAGTGAATCTTTATCGTGATTTAAAGATGTAATATATCCCGCATATTTCTGAATTGCAAAAGTCTCGCCTTCGCGAATATCAGTCTCGTAAACGTGACCTATATACGTTTCGGTCTTATTAGTTTTAAGAGTTAATGAAATCTCTTTGCCGTCTACGGTAAAGGTGTTTGACATTGCGGTACACACGTGAAAAAGCGTTTTCATAGTGTGTGCGGTAATAAAAGCCTTATTCCCTTGTTCTTCTACACTTAGCGTGTTCCAAAATTTATCATCCCAGTTGGTGTCTTCATTAGTAATGCCGCTATCTAAATACGGTTCATAACTAATGCTCACATCTTTATTTAACGGCGTTACTTCATAATTTATAGCTCCCAGTTCATCATGCTCCAGACTTAAAAAGCGTTTAGAATTCACTTTTAAACGAGTCCCATTTTGAAGTTCTGCTTCAAAACTTCTGCCTAACCAACCTTCTTTCATATTAAGCTCCCGTCTAAAGTCTTTTACACTTTTTACGGTATTTAGATCTAAAGATTCCCCATCAACAAGAACTTTTATTCCTATCCAACTGGGTGCGTTAAGTACTTTAGCAAAATATTCAGGATAGCCATTTTTCCACCAGCCTACTCGTGTTTTATCGGGGTAATAAACACCACCTATATAACTTCCCTGAAAGGTTTTCCCACTGTATTCTTCTTCAAAATTAGCACGTTGCCCCATGGCACCGTTGCCTATACTAAATAAGCTTTCTGATGATTTTACATGCTCTTTTTCAAATCCTTCTTCTAAAATTGCCCACGGTGCGGGTATGATATAATCTTGATTCATGGTATTAAGCGTTGATTAGTTGGTCTAAAAATTGGGTATTGATTTCGGTAAAATCTTTAAATATATAGTCTGCTTCGTATAGTGTTTCTGCATCACCTATTCCTACACTCACCATATTTACTTTATTTGCAGCCTGTATGCCGGCAATAGAATCTTCAAAAACAATGGTGTCTTTAAAATCTACCTCAAGTTCTTCTGCTCCTATTGTAAAAACCTCAGGATCTGGTTTGGCTTTTTCTACGTGATTGCCATCTACAATAAAATCAAACATATCATAAAGCCCTACACGTTTTAATATAGGTTGTGCATTTTTGCTTGCAGATCCTAATGCCATTGGTATATTTCTTTCTTTTAAATAGTTGAGAACATCAAGAACACCCGGTAAAATATCTGCTTTGGTCATTTTTTCTATATAACCTAAGTATTCTGCATTCTTAGAAGTTAGCCACACGTCTTTTTCTTCCTGAGTAGCTTTTCTCTTTCCTATTTCAAGTAATATTTCTAAAGAGCGTACACGGCTTACACCTTTAAAACGCTCATTTTGTTCTTCAGTAAATTCAAAACCCAGATCATTTGCAAGTGACTTCCATGCTAAATAATGAAAGCCTGCTGTATCTACAATTACACCATCAAGATCGAATATAAATCCTTTTTTACTCATTCTAATTATCGGTTTAATTTGCGTGTAGATTCTCGTTCAACAAGACTTGTATCTATATAAGCGGTATCATAAACTTCGGCGCCGGTTTCCTCACGCTCTAGCTTTTCGATAAGTATAGCTGCTGCTTTGCGCCCCATTTCTTCTCCGTGTTGACTCACAGCTGTTAAACTTGGAATCATGTTTTCAGAAAGTTGACCATCTGTAAAACAAACTATGGATACATCTTCAGGTATTTTCTTTCCTAGTTTAGTTAACACGCGTGTTGCGTGAACGGCAAAGAATTCATTAACCGTGAAAATACCATCAAGTTCATTATTAGTAACAAAATCTTCAATGCGTCTCTTTGATTCTTCAGTAAGGTCATCTATATTATCTAACTTCAGTATTAAATCATCATTGGCTTCAATACCAAAATCATCAAGAGCATCCAGATATCCTTCGGTACGTAAACGTCCAACACTTATATAATCTTCAGAAGTTATAATCCCTATTTTACGACAACCGGTACGCACCATATGGGTGACTCCCTTTTTTGCTCCTGCTTTATCATCAATAAGTACACGGTCGCAAGAAATACCCTCTACAACGCGATCAAACATGACAACAGGCATACCCTGCTCAATTACTTCATTTAAATGATGGTAATCTTCTTTAAGCATGGTTTCTTTAGATATAGAAAGTATAAAACCATCTGTGCTTCCATTCGCCAGAAGCTCCATATTTTCAACTTCCTTGTCAAAACCATTGTTAGATAAACAAATTATCACATTATAATTACGATCACGCGCCTCTTGCTCTATACCACTAATTACGGTTGTAAAGAAGTGATGTACAATTTGTGGTATGATAACGCCTATCGTATTGGTTCTTCTATTTTTTAGGCTTAACGCTATATTGTTAGGCTTATAATTATATAACTTAGCGTAAGCTTTAATTTTCTCACGGGTTTCTTCACTTATTTCGGGGCTATCTCTCAACGCTTTAGAAACCGTAGAAATAGATACTCCAAGTTCTTTAGCTATCAGTTTGAGGGTCAGTTTTCTTTTCATAATTCAAATCCTAATATAATTTATATTCGATTTTATCTATTTATTGTACTAAATTTAAGAATTGGTAAAATTAGCTAACTAAATCGATTAAGTT
The sequence above is a segment of the Leeuwenhoekiella sp. MAR_2009_132 genome. Coding sequences within it:
- a CDS encoding LacI family DNA-binding transcriptional regulator, whose product is MKRKLTLKLIAKELGVSISTVSKALRDSPEISEETREKIKAYAKLYNYKPNNIALSLKNRRTNTIGVIIPQIVHHFFTTVISGIEQEARDRNYNVIICLSNNGFDKEVENMELLANGSTDGFILSISKETMLKEDYHHLNEVIEQGMPVVMFDRVVEGISCDRVLIDDKAGAKKGVTHMVRTGCRKIGIITSEDYISVGRLRTEGYLDALDDFGIEANDDLILKLDNIDDLTEESKRRIEDFVTNNELDGIFTVNEFFAVHATRVLTKLGKKIPEDVSIVCFTDGQLSENMIPSLTAVSQHGEEMGRKAAAILIEKLEREETGAEVYDTAYIDTSLVERESTRKLNR
- the pgmB gene encoding beta-phosphoglucomutase is translated as MSKKGFIFDLDGVIVDTAGFHYLAWKSLANDLGFEFTEEQNERFKGVSRVRSLEILLEIGKRKATQEEKDVWLTSKNAEYLGYIEKMTKADILPGVLDVLNYLKERNIPMALGSASKNAQPILKRVGLYDMFDFIVDGNHVEKAKPDPEVFTIGAEELEVDFKDTIVFEDSIAGIQAANKVNMVSVGIGDAETLYEADYIFKDFTEINTQFLDQLINA
- a CDS encoding glycoside hydrolase family 65 protein codes for the protein MNQDYIIPAPWAILEEGFEKEHVKSSESLFSIGNGAMGQRANFEEEYSGKTFQGSYIGGVYYPDKTRVGWWKNGYPEYFAKVLNAPSWIGIKVLVDGESLDLNTVKSVKDFRRELNMKEGWLGRSFEAELQNGTRLKVNSKRFLSLEHDELGAINYEVTPLNKDVSISYEPYLDSGITNEDTNWDDKFWNTLSVEEQGNKAFITAHTMKTLFHVCTAMSNTFTVDGKEISLTLKTNKTETYIGHVYETDIREGETFAIQKYAGYITSLNHDKDSLKSAATAVLDIALDKGFKNLLTKQKEDWAEIWSMADIVIDGDVKAQQGIRFNIFQLNQTYLGKDARLNIGPKGFTGEKYGGSTYWDTEAYCLPFYMATKDQQVARNLLTYRYQHLEKAIENAQKLGFKDGAALYPMVTMNGEECHNEWEITFEEIHRNGAMIFAISNYVRYTGDYSYIPEKGLEVIIAVARFWKQRATWSAKKEQFVILGVTGPNEYENNVNNNFYTNYLAKWCLKYAAEQVKKVSKEYSSDYKRIAEKTNVSNDELNTWTDVSEKMYLPFSEENGIYLQQDGFLDKELVTVADLSKSERPINQKWSWDRILRSPYIKQADTLQGFYVFEDHFTQEELKKHFDFYEPFTVHESSLSPCVHAIQAAKLDQMDQAYEFYLRTSRLDLDDYNKEVHEGLHITSMAGTWMSVVEGFGGMRIKNDMLSFDPKMPNAWDGFSFKLNFRGQILKVAVSKGKHVFSLDKGSDLTILLNGKEVKVSSGQPTEV